A stretch of the Verrucomicrobiota bacterium genome encodes the following:
- the tatA gene encoding twin-arginine translocase TatA/TatE family subunit, whose protein sequence is MLGFVQNLGAMEIFLILLIVLLLFGAKRLPELSRSMGKSLREFKKATTEVEEEIRTAMDEEPSEKKAKPPIDTAVSTTPESEKKA, encoded by the coding sequence ATGTTAGGATTCGTTCAAAACCTCGGGGCGATGGAAATCTTCCTGATCCTTCTCATCGTTCTTCTTTTGTTCGGCGCGAAAAGGTTGCCCGAGCTCTCTCGCTCTATGGGTAAATCCCTGCGCGAATTTAAGAAGGCGACTACAGAAGTGGAAGAGGAGATTAGGACAGCGATGGACGAGGAGCCTTCCGAAAAAAAGGCGAAACCTCCGATTGATACAGCTGTTTCCACCACTCCCGAATCAGAAAAGAAGGCGTAG
- the leuS gene encoding leucine--tRNA ligase produces the protein MHADCDQYDSAKIEEFWQRYWEKNATFRAEDPTNKPKFYGLDMFPYPSGAGLHIGHPEGYTATDIVCRFKKACGFNVLHPMGWDAFGLPAEQYAIKTGTHPAQTTASNVKNFRKQIKQIGFAIDWSREINTTDPDYYRWTQWIFLQLFRLGLVYVDERPVWWCPELRSVLANEEVVQGRSEVGNHPVERRNLSQVVLRITAYADRLLDGLKDLDWPDSTKRQQRAWIGKSEGAEVEFTIDVGLRPKVTVFTTRPDTLFGATYLVLAPEHPLVDSITSQSRREEVEAYRESARSKSDLDRTDLAKEKTGIFTGAHAINPVNGGRIPVWVADYVLASYGTGAIMAVPAHDERDFEFASEFQLPVQRVIEPKNSGGNGHSPELPFTEKGHLVHSGDFSGLPSDEAAGKITHYLESQDSGKASVNYRLRDWIFSRQRYWGEPIPLVWVAEESWKKAADDPESPVGRCLPIEPVTCLVDGAVRFALPVPPERLPLTLPEVESFQPSGTGESPLAAIPDWLHVWFNVKTGETRPLSEGDCPGDDWVSSRRETNTMPQWAGSCWYQLRYMDPDNSNALVDPEKERYWQSPDLYIGGAEHAVLHLLYARFWHKVLFDVGAVSTDEPYRKLFHQGILLGEDGEKMSKSRGNVINPEVVIDEYGADSLRLFEMFLGPLEDMKPWNPSGIEGVSRFLKKVWRSFIGMDGKKSERIQSDVDETAENRRILHETIHKVTEDIRGLRLNTAISQMMICINQLAKSETIHLETAKQFIQLLAPFAPHLSEEIWSRLGGIPSISMHPWPEADLSLLTKDTVTYVIQVNGKVRAEMVFDKEAGKDMVLAEARTAERVSAFLEGKEIRKEIFVPGKIVNFVAN, from the coding sequence ATGCACGCAGACTGCGATCAGTACGATTCCGCTAAAATTGAGGAATTTTGGCAGCGGTATTGGGAAAAAAACGCTACCTTCCGCGCTGAGGATCCTACCAATAAACCGAAATTCTACGGTTTGGACATGTTCCCCTACCCCTCGGGTGCCGGACTGCATATCGGTCATCCCGAAGGTTACACCGCGACCGACATTGTCTGCCGCTTCAAGAAGGCTTGCGGATTCAACGTCCTTCATCCCATGGGCTGGGATGCGTTCGGCCTTCCCGCCGAGCAGTACGCCATCAAGACTGGCACCCACCCTGCTCAAACGACCGCGTCCAACGTCAAAAACTTCCGAAAGCAGATCAAACAAATCGGATTCGCCATCGACTGGAGTCGCGAAATCAACACAACCGACCCGGATTACTACAGGTGGACCCAATGGATCTTCCTTCAACTGTTTCGACTCGGACTGGTTTACGTTGATGAGCGCCCCGTCTGGTGGTGCCCGGAGCTTCGGTCGGTTCTGGCGAACGAAGAAGTGGTGCAAGGGAGATCAGAAGTAGGCAACCATCCTGTTGAACGCCGCAACCTGAGTCAGGTCGTCCTGAGAATAACCGCCTATGCGGATCGTCTACTGGACGGGTTGAAAGACCTTGATTGGCCGGACTCTACCAAACGGCAGCAGAGGGCATGGATTGGAAAGAGTGAAGGTGCGGAAGTTGAGTTCACCATCGATGTTGGCCTTCGTCCGAAGGTAACGGTATTCACAACCCGGCCGGACACTCTTTTTGGAGCCACTTACCTTGTACTTGCTCCCGAGCATCCTCTCGTCGATTCAATTACCAGCCAATCAAGAAGAGAAGAGGTAGAGGCTTACCGCGAGAGCGCACGTTCCAAAAGCGACCTTGATCGAACGGATTTGGCGAAGGAGAAAACGGGAATCTTCACCGGTGCGCACGCGATCAATCCGGTCAATGGCGGGCGGATTCCGGTCTGGGTAGCCGACTATGTACTCGCAAGTTACGGAACCGGTGCCATCATGGCCGTGCCCGCACACGACGAAAGGGATTTTGAATTTGCCAGCGAGTTCCAACTACCTGTCCAACGGGTGATTGAACCTAAAAACTCAGGGGGTAATGGTCATTCTCCTGAATTGCCGTTCACAGAGAAAGGACACCTTGTCCACTCGGGTGACTTTTCGGGACTTCCTTCGGACGAAGCGGCGGGAAAGATCACCCATTACCTCGAGTCTCAGGATTCTGGAAAAGCATCCGTAAATTATCGCTTGCGCGATTGGATTTTCTCGCGCCAACGCTACTGGGGGGAGCCGATTCCTTTGGTTTGGGTGGCCGAAGAAAGCTGGAAAAAAGCAGCTGACGATCCGGAATCGCCGGTAGGGCGTTGCTTACCGATTGAACCAGTAACCTGTCTTGTTGATGGTGCCGTCCGCTTCGCCCTTCCCGTTCCTCCCGAAAGGCTTCCACTTACGCTTCCAGAAGTAGAGAGCTTTCAACCATCAGGAACCGGTGAGAGCCCTCTCGCAGCCATACCCGATTGGCTCCATGTGTGGTTCAACGTAAAGACAGGTGAAACCCGTCCACTTTCGGAAGGAGATTGTCCGGGTGATGACTGGGTCTCTTCTCGCCGAGAGACCAATACGATGCCGCAGTGGGCGGGATCATGCTGGTATCAACTCCGCTACATGGATCCGGATAATTCCAATGCACTTGTTGATCCGGAAAAGGAGCGCTATTGGCAAAGTCCTGACTTGTATATAGGCGGCGCTGAACATGCGGTCCTTCATCTTCTTTATGCGCGGTTCTGGCACAAAGTCCTCTTCGACGTAGGCGCAGTTTCGACCGACGAGCCTTACCGCAAACTCTTTCATCAGGGAATCCTTCTGGGGGAAGACGGCGAAAAAATGTCGAAGAGTCGCGGAAACGTGATCAACCCCGAAGTCGTTATCGACGAATATGGCGCCGACTCCCTTCGTCTATTCGAGATGTTTCTCGGACCACTCGAAGACATGAAGCCTTGGAACCCTTCCGGGATCGAAGGGGTATCTCGGTTCCTCAAGAAGGTTTGGAGGTCGTTTATCGGGATGGATGGAAAAAAATCCGAACGGATTCAATCCGACGTTGATGAAACTGCCGAGAACCGCCGGATTCTCCACGAAACGATTCACAAGGTAACCGAGGATATTCGCGGCCTACGTCTGAACACCGCAATTTCACAGATGATGATCTGTATCAACCAGCTGGCCAAATCCGAGACGATCCATCTCGAGACCGCAAAGCAGTTTATTCAGCTCTTGGCTCCCTTCGCACCTCATTTGTCCGAAGAGATCTGGTCTCGCCTGGGCGGCATTCCGAGTATATCCATGCATCCGTGGCCCGAAGCTGACCTCTCCCTTCTGACCAAAGACACGGTTACCTATGTCATTCAGGTGAACGGAAAAGTGAGGGCAGAGATGGTGTTCGATAAAGAAGCCGGCAAGGACATGGTGCTAGCCGAAGCGAGAACAGCCGAAAGAGTTTCTGCGTTTCTAGAGGGGAAAGAAATCCGCAAGGAAATCTTCGTCCCAGGCAAGATCGTAAACTTCGTCGCGAACTAG
- a CDS encoding LysM peptidoglycan-binding domain-containing protein, whose product MQEPSVSSQAGFGSLALWVGIWAIVISLVCLYLGIDARNVAKDSERRLERTVELLDESEEKVVQLEMQVRESLELSTQQLQEMSFSVEQNANRIETNTTQITSTRRVASELINGLTSQKEAITDLAMRIPAIPQDVQIVREPAPEPETIDDGPASPEPSTATAVSVQESAPPTYTVKSGDTLVDIARRLNFSVPDLLDANPTIDPNVIRVGQKLNLPE is encoded by the coding sequence GTGCAAGAGCCATCCGTCTCGTCACAAGCTGGCTTCGGTTCGCTCGCTCTGTGGGTTGGCATCTGGGCAATCGTCATCAGCTTGGTATGCCTTTATCTTGGTATCGATGCGCGAAACGTAGCGAAGGATTCCGAACGCCGTCTTGAGCGCACGGTGGAGCTGCTGGATGAAAGCGAGGAGAAAGTCGTCCAACTCGAGATGCAGGTGCGGGAGAGTCTTGAGTTGAGCACTCAACAACTTCAGGAAATGAGCTTTTCGGTCGAGCAGAACGCCAATCGGATTGAGACCAACACGACCCAGATCACGTCGACCCGCCGGGTCGCGTCCGAGCTGATCAACGGTCTTACCTCCCAAAAGGAAGCCATTACGGATCTTGCGATGCGAATTCCCGCCATACCTCAGGATGTGCAGATCGTTCGCGAACCGGCGCCCGAACCAGAAACAATCGACGATGGGCCGGCTTCGCCTGAACCTTCGACCGCAACAGCCGTTTCTGTCCAAGAATCAGCGCCACCCACTTATACAGTTAAATCTGGAGATACCCTGGTCGATATTGCCCGCAGGTTGAATTTTAGTGTTCCTGATCTTCTGGATGCCAATCCAACCATTGATCCCAACGTAATCCGGGTTGGACAGAAGTTGAATCTTCCGGAATAA
- a CDS encoding O-acetylhomoserine aminocarboxypropyltransferase/cysteine synthase: MELQNTGLGTRALHAGQNPDPTNGARAVPLHQTTSFVFRDTEHAANLFGLKELGHIYTRLNNPTNDVLEQRLAALEGGTGALAHSSGQAAITDTILTIMGAGDHMVSVSQLYGGTYNLFHYTLPKLGIEVSFVDVDDPEAFRKALKPNTKLFYGEGLGNPRLNIFPFEEVAAIAKEAGVPLVIDNTALSPILNRPLEWGANVVVHSTTKFIGGHGTSIGGIVVDGGNFDWGSGKFPGFTEPDPSYHGLVYWDTFQNFPPLGGANVAFILKMRLQLLRDIGACPSPFNSWMKLQGLETLHLRMERHCENAMKVAEFLEGHDQVEWVNYPGLSSSRYHELAKKYMAPGMYGALVGFGVKGGIEGGKKFIENLNLFSHLANIGDAKSLAIHPATTTHSQLTSEEQIDSGVTEDYVRLSVGIENCEDILADIQQALES, encoded by the coding sequence ATGGAATTACAAAACACAGGCCTCGGAACCCGTGCTCTTCACGCCGGCCAAAATCCTGATCCCACAAACGGCGCCCGCGCTGTACCCCTCCATCAAACGACAAGTTTCGTTTTCCGCGATACGGAACACGCGGCCAATCTTTTTGGACTCAAGGAGCTAGGGCATATTTACACCCGTCTGAATAATCCGACAAACGATGTCCTCGAACAGAGACTTGCCGCACTAGAAGGAGGAACCGGGGCACTCGCTCATTCAAGCGGTCAGGCCGCAATCACCGACACGATTCTCACCATTATGGGTGCAGGAGATCACATGGTCTCTGTTTCCCAGCTTTACGGCGGCACCTACAACCTCTTTCACTACACCCTTCCCAAGCTCGGTATCGAAGTTTCGTTCGTCGATGTCGACGATCCGGAGGCTTTTCGCAAAGCACTTAAGCCGAACACTAAACTGTTCTACGGGGAAGGTTTAGGTAACCCGCGACTCAACATTTTCCCTTTCGAAGAAGTCGCCGCGATAGCTAAAGAAGCTGGGGTGCCTCTTGTAATCGACAACACAGCGCTCAGTCCAATCCTCAACCGCCCACTCGAATGGGGCGCTAATGTCGTCGTCCATAGCACGACCAAGTTTATCGGTGGACACGGAACTTCGATTGGAGGAATCGTCGTCGATGGAGGGAACTTTGACTGGGGTTCTGGAAAATTCCCCGGATTCACCGAGCCCGATCCAAGCTACCATGGTCTGGTTTACTGGGACACCTTCCAAAATTTTCCGCCTCTCGGCGGAGCCAACGTAGCCTTCATCCTAAAAATGCGTCTCCAGCTCCTCCGTGACATCGGAGCCTGCCCCTCCCCCTTCAATTCTTGGATGAAACTACAAGGGCTTGAAACCCTTCATCTTCGCATGGAGCGTCACTGCGAGAATGCAATGAAGGTTGCTGAGTTTCTGGAAGGGCATGATCAAGTTGAGTGGGTGAATTACCCCGGTCTGTCATCGAGCCGCTACCATGAACTCGCGAAAAAATACATGGCCCCCGGCATGTACGGAGCACTTGTAGGATTTGGCGTGAAAGGAGGAATCGAAGGTGGAAAGAAGTTCATCGAGAACCTCAACCTGTTCAGCCATCTTGCCAACATCGGCGATGCAAAGTCTCTTGCAATCCACCCGGCTACTACGACCCACAGCCAGCTCACCTCGGAGGAACAGATCGATTCCGGAGTGACCGAAGACTACGTTCGTCTTTCTGTAGGGATCGAGAACTGTGAGGACATTTTGGCAGACATCCAGCAAGCCTTGGAGAGCTAA
- a CDS encoding transcription termination/antitermination NusG family protein, protein MKDLTSIQDENDNTADIAWYCLRCQTKKEHLAGAHIRSRVGIEVFAPRITFTKNTRKGKARFTEALFPGYLFAACTIDLHLRHLLSIPGVIGIVRYGNHVPPVPGEFIDELRSRIPNETFDSPDPIIEVGAAVTITEGPFKDLQAVVSEVLPARDRIRILLEFLGRQTEVEVSPDTVFPDEATPKRGF, encoded by the coding sequence ATGAAAGACCTAACATCAATACAGGACGAAAACGATAACACTGCTGACATCGCGTGGTATTGCCTCCGTTGCCAAACCAAAAAAGAGCATCTTGCCGGAGCCCATATTCGAAGTCGGGTGGGCATCGAGGTTTTTGCACCTCGCATCACTTTCACTAAAAATACTCGCAAGGGTAAAGCGCGCTTCACCGAGGCTCTTTTTCCCGGATATCTTTTCGCCGCTTGCACGATCGATCTGCACCTTCGGCACCTTCTCTCCATCCCCGGGGTGATTGGCATTGTCCGTTACGGAAACCATGTTCCTCCTGTTCCCGGAGAATTCATCGATGAGCTGCGGTCCCGTATACCGAACGAAACTTTCGATAGCCCGGATCCGATCATTGAGGTGGGAGCGGCGGTTACCATAACAGAGGGACCTTTCAAGGATTTGCAGGCAGTGGTTTCGGAAGTACTTCCAGCGCGGGATCGTATTCGCATCCTTCTGGAGTTTCTCGGGAGACAGACCGAGGTGGAAGTCTCGCCCGATACCGTTTTTCCCGATGAAGCTACCCCGAAACGGGGATTCTAG
- a CDS encoding DUF192 domain-containing protein → MKSETKTPAAGVLRMTALPLFLVYLLGAGTGCDVVPERAGSEDKFLIPIASQAAHLELALTIPEKQEGLKNRDSLGEDDGMAFLYQSPQKASFWMKDTFIPLDIGFFTGDGILREVHQMHPHVEVPVRSFRDDIVIAVEMNKGWFQEKAIGPGASIDLQALKTGIRERGEDPESFAIKADQ, encoded by the coding sequence GTGAAATCAGAGACCAAAACCCCAGCCGCAGGAGTCCTCAGGATGACCGCTCTACCGCTTTTCCTAGTTTATTTGCTAGGTGCGGGGACCGGTTGTGATGTCGTTCCCGAGAGAGCTGGATCAGAAGACAAGTTCCTCATACCGATTGCGAGTCAGGCTGCACACCTCGAGCTCGCTTTGACTATCCCCGAAAAACAGGAGGGACTAAAAAACCGGGACAGTTTAGGCGAAGATGATGGGATGGCCTTTCTCTACCAAAGCCCCCAAAAAGCGAGTTTCTGGATGAAGGATACGTTCATTCCCCTGGACATTGGCTTCTTCACAGGAGATGGCATTCTTCGCGAAGTTCATCAAATGCACCCTCACGTTGAAGTGCCAGTCCGCTCCTTTCGTGACGACATCGTGATCGCCGTCGAAATGAACAAAGGTTGGTTTCAGGAGAAAGCGATCGGGCCTGGGGCAAGTATCGACCTTCAAGCCCTGAAAACGGGTATTCGGGAAAGAGGTGAAGACCCGGAATCGTTCGCGATCAAAGCCGACCAATGA
- a CDS encoding M24 family metallopeptidase, giving the protein MNESSREMLAFYASPERDADLFYWGGFRAPDPFLAFEIEGKRFAALSSLEFGRGQKEGKFDVVLPLEELMKESGAGNDIARQILFLASEHGVSSIRVPDDFPGKIACDLKEEGSFGLEFSSRPVFKDRLRKSVSEQEFIRSVNNVISGAFDEVHRVLAEAAIKDGSLWYEGDLLRSEDVRQMIAVYCLKHGCLAEGTIVAGGDQACDPHERGSGALPADSLIIVDIFPRSEQTGYFGDMTRTFLKGKASPQQRKLVDAVRVAQEMALATVSSGVDGLEIHRSVNDSFEKAGFETGKNEKGYFGFFHGTGHGLGLEIHEEPRVSRQPFSLESGMVTTIEPGLYYPGLGGCRIEDVVVVQENGMEMLSAHPREWEIA; this is encoded by the coding sequence ATGAATGAATCGTCCCGAGAGATGTTGGCCTTTTATGCCAGTCCTGAAAGAGACGCTGATCTTTTTTACTGGGGTGGATTTCGTGCGCCGGATCCTTTTCTTGCTTTTGAGATAGAAGGGAAGCGTTTTGCCGCCCTTTCCTCCCTTGAATTCGGGCGGGGACAGAAAGAGGGCAAGTTTGATGTGGTGTTGCCTCTAGAGGAGTTGATGAAGGAGTCTGGTGCGGGAAATGATATTGCTCGGCAGATTCTCTTTTTGGCTTCTGAGCATGGAGTAAGCAGTATCCGAGTTCCGGACGACTTTCCGGGCAAGATCGCCTGTGACCTGAAAGAGGAAGGAAGTTTCGGCCTAGAATTCAGCAGCCGACCAGTCTTCAAAGATCGGTTGCGGAAGAGTGTTTCAGAACAGGAATTCATCCGGAGTGTAAATAACGTGATCTCTGGTGCGTTCGATGAGGTGCACAGGGTTTTGGCTGAGGCCGCAATCAAGGACGGTAGTCTTTGGTATGAAGGGGACCTCTTGCGATCGGAGGATGTCCGTCAAATGATCGCTGTTTACTGTCTCAAGCATGGATGTTTGGCGGAAGGCACCATTGTTGCCGGTGGAGATCAGGCGTGCGATCCTCACGAGCGCGGGTCTGGGGCACTTCCAGCGGATTCTCTGATTATCGTCGATATTTTTCCCAGAAGTGAGCAAACCGGATACTTTGGTGACATGACTCGCACCTTTTTAAAGGGTAAAGCTTCGCCTCAACAGCGGAAGCTGGTCGACGCGGTGCGCGTGGCTCAGGAGATGGCTTTGGCAACGGTTTCTTCTGGGGTGGACGGACTTGAAATCCACCGTTCAGTCAACGACTCATTTGAGAAAGCTGGTTTCGAGACAGGTAAAAACGAGAAAGGCTACTTCGGATTTTTTCATGGAACTGGACATGGACTCGGTCTGGAGATTCACGAAGAGCCACGGGTATCGCGACAACCTTTCAGTCTTGAGTCGGGAATGGTCACAACGATCGAGCCGGGCCTTTATTATCCAGGCTTGGGAGGCTGTCGAATTGAGGATGTGGTCGTGGTTCAGGAAAACGGAATGGAAATGCTATCGGCTCATCCCAGAGAGTGGGAGATCGCGTAG
- a CDS encoding PfkB family carbohydrate kinase has product MKELLEKLTGRRVLVIGDVMLDHYIWGDASRISPEAPVPVVDVTKDSFAAGGAANVALNIASLGGSAVLAGWTGKDEAGVKLSEILTAAKVERCNGFVSENLPTIRKTRVMVRNQQLCRIDREADAESYRLDGKEALDTIQSAVSDCAAVLLSDYGKGAVRDGIVEAVLRKAEQQGVPVALDPKPRRRLRFSGIDVITPNRTEALELAGFSSQHRGAFPYEEVCAQIWENYQPGSLVITLGAEGILLSTEGRVDQIIPTYARQVFDVSGAGDTVIASLLLALSAGADLVTAARLANLAAGVVVAKVGTATVNSEEILDFLSRHPDRDFVQGAESSL; this is encoded by the coding sequence ATGAAGGAGTTGTTGGAAAAACTGACGGGCAGGAGAGTTCTCGTTATCGGAGATGTTATGTTGGATCATTACATCTGGGGCGATGCGTCCCGAATTTCTCCGGAGGCACCCGTTCCCGTGGTCGATGTAACAAAGGATTCGTTCGCTGCTGGAGGAGCCGCAAACGTTGCTCTGAACATTGCCTCTCTGGGTGGCAGTGCAGTCCTTGCCGGTTGGACCGGAAAGGATGAGGCAGGCGTAAAATTGTCCGAAATCTTAACCGCTGCCAAAGTCGAGAGGTGCAACGGTTTTGTCTCCGAAAATCTTCCCACGATTCGGAAGACCCGAGTGATGGTGAGGAATCAACAGCTTTGCCGAATTGATCGGGAAGCAGATGCGGAAAGTTATCGTTTGGATGGCAAGGAAGCTCTGGACACTATTCAGTCTGCGGTATCCGATTGCGCAGCGGTCTTGTTGTCTGATTACGGCAAAGGAGCAGTGCGCGATGGCATCGTCGAGGCCGTTTTGAGAAAGGCAGAGCAACAAGGAGTTCCTGTCGCTCTTGACCCAAAGCCACGGAGGAGGCTTCGGTTTTCAGGAATTGACGTGATCACCCCGAACCGGACGGAAGCACTTGAATTGGCTGGTTTTTCCTCTCAGCACCGGGGCGCCTTCCCGTATGAGGAGGTTTGCGCTCAAATTTGGGAAAATTATCAGCCAGGCAGTCTGGTCATTACTCTTGGAGCCGAGGGTATCCTCTTGAGCACGGAAGGTAGGGTTGACCAGATCATTCCCACTTATGCCCGGCAGGTGTTCGATGTCTCAGGGGCTGGAGATACAGTCATAGCTTCCCTGCTCCTCGCACTATCTGCTGGGGCTGATCTCGTGACGGCGGCACGGTTGGCGAATCTCGCTGCGGGTGTAGTCGTGGCGAAGGTGGGAACAGCAACAGTCAACAGCGAGGAGATACTGGATTTTCTGTCGCGGCACCCTGATCGCGATTTTGTTCAGGGGGCAGAGTCGTCTTTGTGA
- a CDS encoding HAD-IIIA family hydrolase codes for MSPVSQGALFLDRDGTLIRDQNYLSDPSKVEPLPGAGEALLRCRKAGLLLFLFTNQSGIGRGYFSMEDAEACNRATEVRLGLTGGFDEICIAPETPEDPPVYRKPSPRFILEMIAKHNLEPSRVWMIGDRASDVEAGLAADVHGVLIAEPNRHKESKWPVFSTVAKFVEWLFTTDDLVETNGVVS; via the coding sequence GTGAGTCCGGTGTCTCAGGGGGCTTTGTTTTTAGACCGGGATGGGACTTTGATCCGCGATCAGAATTACCTGTCTGATCCTTCTAAAGTGGAGCCGCTGCCGGGTGCTGGAGAAGCTCTCTTGCGTTGCAGAAAGGCGGGACTTTTACTTTTTTTATTTACCAACCAGAGCGGAATTGGACGGGGGTATTTCAGCATGGAAGATGCGGAGGCGTGTAATCGTGCGACCGAGGTGAGACTCGGGCTTACCGGCGGTTTTGACGAAATTTGTATCGCGCCTGAGACACCTGAAGATCCTCCGGTCTACCGGAAGCCGTCACCACGATTCATCTTGGAAATGATCGCTAAACACAATCTTGAGCCCTCGCGTGTTTGGATGATTGGAGATCGTGCATCTGACGTAGAGGCAGGTCTTGCTGCAGATGTCCATGGCGTTTTGATCGCCGAGCCAAACCGCCATAAAGAAAGTAAGTGGCCTGTGTTTTCTACGGTCGCTAAGTTCGTAGAGTGGCTGTTTACGACTGATGATCTGGTAGAAACGAATGGGGTAGTTTCATGA
- a CDS encoding GAF domain-containing protein has protein sequence MSVSEVDGRTVESLYRISSLVGETDDPQSALSVILEEMVRVFGASSASVALIHPDSRELRIEAASGLPQEIIDFPLKLGIGVTGWVALHGEPLLVTDTHKDPRYVAIRTDIRSEVAVPMEDKGQVIGVVNLDSDKPNTFSDKDVLLLRLLTREATRAIQQLWVVRQLRTTVRQMDALLQVGRSIISKTDLGTILDAIAKATRDLINARFAAIFLLDEAGKFLEMYSIRGDGWDDPYRERLSLDESTVGTAIRHRRQVEVLDLARTEEHHFVPMVQKFGLVSMLATPLVYEDRGVGVLCAYTDKVHRFNNDEKKVVSGIASLGAVAIENSRLYRRIFETEEKLNRNDKLTTLGLLSAEIAHEIRNPLTVMQLLFKSVDFDFSVEDPRKEDVRIIGEKISQLETIVSRVLDFGKSGDGMRGRFKVEEIVRETLQLVRMKLFQSDVRLRFTRHPDLRDAEVDVNKGQIQQALLNLIINAIEAMPNGGEIRVRLDPEEDRKVRISIADTGDGIAPEIGDRIFESFLTGRKDGSGLGLSIAKRIIRSHRGNIELIWTGAEGTCFDIILPLVR, from the coding sequence ATGAGTGTTTCGGAGGTTGATGGCAGGACGGTCGAATCTCTCTACCGGATCAGTAGTTTGGTTGGGGAAACCGATGATCCCCAAAGTGCCCTCTCGGTGATTTTGGAGGAGATGGTCAGGGTTTTCGGTGCAAGTAGTGCCTCGGTGGCTCTGATTCACCCGGACAGCCGCGAGCTCCGGATCGAGGCTGCCAGTGGCCTGCCGCAGGAGATTATTGATTTCCCGCTCAAATTAGGGATCGGAGTGACCGGTTGGGTTGCTTTGCATGGTGAACCGCTTCTCGTCACTGACACCCACAAAGATCCTCGCTACGTTGCAATTCGGACGGATATCCGGAGCGAGGTTGCCGTTCCGATGGAGGATAAAGGCCAGGTGATTGGAGTCGTGAACCTTGATAGCGACAAGCCCAATACCTTCTCTGATAAGGATGTTCTCCTTCTCCGTTTGCTGACGAGAGAGGCCACTCGAGCAATTCAGCAACTCTGGGTGGTTCGGCAGCTCCGGACCACTGTCCGCCAGATGGATGCTTTGCTGCAGGTCGGGCGTTCGATCATCTCCAAGACGGACCTGGGCACAATCCTCGACGCGATAGCGAAAGCTACCCGGGATTTAATCAACGCCCGATTCGCTGCGATCTTCCTTCTGGATGAAGCAGGAAAGTTCCTCGAGATGTATTCAATACGTGGTGACGGATGGGATGATCCTTACAGGGAGCGTTTGTCTCTTGATGAGAGCACTGTTGGTACTGCAATCAGGCACCGGAGGCAGGTGGAGGTTCTCGATTTAGCGCGGACAGAGGAGCACCACTTTGTGCCGATGGTTCAAAAGTTTGGACTGGTTTCGATGCTGGCAACTCCCTTGGTCTATGAAGATCGGGGAGTTGGAGTTCTTTGTGCGTACACCGACAAGGTTCATCGCTTCAATAACGATGAAAAGAAAGTGGTTTCGGGAATTGCCAGTCTTGGTGCGGTGGCGATTGAAAACTCACGCCTCTACCGCCGGATATTTGAAACGGAGGAGAAATTAAACCGTAATGACAAATTGACCACACTAGGGCTTTTATCTGCTGAGATTGCCCACGAGATCCGCAACCCGCTAACTGTGATGCAGCTACTCTTCAAGTCGGTTGATTTCGACTTTTCAGTAGAAGATCCCCGAAAGGAGGACGTTCGTATTATCGGGGAAAAAATCTCTCAGCTAGAGACGATCGTCAGCCGCGTTCTCGATTTCGGAAAGTCGGGAGATGGCATGCGCGGACGGTTTAAGGTGGAGGAGATCGTTCGGGAGACTTTGCAGTTGGTCAGAATGAAACTCTTTCAGTCGGATGTTCGACTTCGTTTCACCCGTCACCCGGATCTGAGGGATGCCGAAGTGGACGTGAACAAAGGCCAGATACAGCAGGCTCTGTTGAACCTGATTATCAATGCCATCGAAGCGATGCCGAATGGTGGCGAAATCCGTGTCCGCCTGGACCCGGAAGAGGACCGGAAAGTGCGAATATCCATTGCGGATACGGGTGATGGAATTGCTCCCGAAATCGGAGACAGGATCTTCGAATCCTTTCTTACTGGGCGGAAAGATGGCTCCGGCTTGGGCCTTTCGATCGCTAAAAGGATCATACGTTCCCACCGAGGTAATATTGAGCTCATTTGGACGGGGGCGGAAGGCACGTGTTTCGATATAATTCTTCCGCTGGTTCGGTAG